The following coding sequences lie in one Euhalothece natronophila Z-M001 genomic window:
- a CDS encoding SAM-dependent methyltransferase has product MTTTKSNSKPLAGHEVLAKAGKTVLRPGGLEATRQLLDWANFQSGQTVLELAASFGKSAIWLAQRYGVRVIGIERNPNSVRIAQDNIRKAGLEGQVEVREGDIFHLDQIHEQFDYVFAEAILTMQSSTGKAKILAGIANVLKPQGKFLSHEMLGLGDKEEMDRALSQSIRVNAQPLSETEWQDLFQQARLTIQHSKTGEMGLLNPKRVIEDEGFFQAIKIAWNVLTNAEIRPRVLQMKQVFNQYRDQLGYIAICASKEE; this is encoded by the coding sequence ATGACTACCACAAAATCCAATTCCAAACCCCTTGCTGGGCATGAAGTGCTAGCCAAAGCAGGTAAAACTGTTTTACGCCCCGGTGGATTAGAAGCCACCCGTCAACTACTAGACTGGGCAAATTTTCAGTCTGGGCAAACCGTTTTAGAACTCGCCGCCAGTTTTGGTAAAAGCGCAATTTGGCTTGCCCAACGTTATGGCGTTCGTGTCATTGGCATTGAGCGTAACCCTAACAGCGTTCGTATTGCCCAAGATAACATCCGAAAAGCAGGTTTAGAAGGGCAAGTGGAAGTTCGAGAAGGGGATATTTTTCACTTAGATCAAATTCACGAACAATTTGATTATGTCTTTGCTGAAGCTATTTTAACCATGCAATCTTCCACAGGGAAAGCAAAAATTTTAGCTGGCATTGCAAATGTTTTGAAACCACAAGGGAAATTCTTATCTCATGAAATGCTTGGGCTAGGAGATAAGGAAGAAATGGATCGCGCTTTATCGCAATCTATTCGAGTCAATGCTCAACCCTTATCAGAAACGGAATGGCAAGACTTATTTCAGCAAGCACGGTTAACCATTCAACACTCTAAAACTGGCGAAATGGGCTTATTAAATCCAAAACGAGTCATTGAAGATGAGGGATTTTTTCAAGCCATAAAAATTGCTTGGAATGTATTAACTAATGCCGAGATCAGACCGCGAGTTTTACAGATGAAACAAGTGTTTAATCAATACCGCGACCAACTCGGTTATATTGCCATTTGTGCCAGTAAGGAGGAATAA
- a CDS encoding peptidylprolyl isomerase, whose product MLKPFKWLKPLRSVLKSTIITFLLISLSVGLSGAWWNFGGGGEEEKKPARESILPQGEAITDPTALLRYSLPFDNYQARKLQSSIEDIAFQLRGKRWGKISGDVKTASRVINSKTDKLLAGVPEENREQAEALIPEIKQKLNELREVVEKQDVEQVWLTRRDLLETLDEFEALFVKEFPFSIPEEYADLPKLKGRARVEVETNKGNLTVVVDGYSAPISAGNFIDLVDRGFYDGLEFNRVNDFAVQTGDPPGPEEGFVNPETGEYRAIPLEVLVEGDERPVYGATLEELGRYQEQPVLPFSANGAVAIARPSGDPNGGSSQFFFFKFDSELTPPGFNFMDGRYAIFGYTVEGDEILEDIEEGDQVISARVIDGLENLERPTQTAVSGNDEARS is encoded by the coding sequence ATGCTAAAACCATTTAAATGGCTCAAACCATTACGTTCTGTGCTAAAAAGCACAATTATCACTTTCTTACTGATTAGTCTATCGGTAGGACTGAGTGGTGCATGGTGGAATTTTGGTGGCGGAGGGGAAGAAGAAAAGAAACCTGCTAGAGAGAGTATTCTTCCGCAAGGAGAAGCAATTACTGATCCTACCGCACTTTTACGCTACTCTTTACCGTTTGATAACTATCAAGCGCGAAAGTTACAAAGTAGTATTGAAGACATTGCTTTCCAATTACGAGGGAAGCGTTGGGGAAAAATTAGTGGCGATGTGAAAACTGCCAGTCGGGTGATTAATTCCAAAACTGATAAGTTATTGGCAGGTGTTCCTGAAGAAAATCGAGAACAAGCAGAAGCCCTGATCCCTGAGATTAAACAGAAACTTAATGAGTTGCGAGAAGTCGTAGAGAAACAGGATGTCGAACAGGTTTGGCTAACCCGTCGTGATCTCCTAGAAACCCTTGATGAGTTTGAGGCGTTATTTGTCAAAGAGTTTCCTTTTTCCATTCCAGAAGAATATGCCGATCTCCCGAAATTAAAAGGACGAGCGCGAGTAGAGGTAGAAACCAATAAAGGAAATTTGACTGTTGTGGTGGATGGCTATAGTGCGCCCATTAGTGCTGGTAACTTTATTGATTTAGTGGATCGCGGTTTTTATGATGGGTTAGAGTTCAACCGCGTCAATGATTTTGCGGTACAAACGGGTGATCCCCCTGGGCCAGAAGAAGGCTTTGTTAACCCTGAAACAGGAGAATATCGTGCCATTCCTTTAGAAGTATTAGTGGAAGGAGACGAAAGACCCGTTTATGGGGCAACCTTAGAAGAACTGGGACGCTATCAGGAGCAGCCTGTATTGCCTTTTTCGGCAAATGGGGCAGTGGCGATCGCGCGTCCAAGTGGTGATCCCAATGGCGGTTCTTCCCAATTCTTCTTCTTTAAATTTGACTCTGAGTTAACCCCTCCTGGATTTAACTTCATGGATGGACGATATGCCATCTTTGGCTACACCGTTGAAGGAGATGAAATTTTAGAAGATATAGAGGAAGGGGATCAAGTGATCTCAGCACGGGTAATTGACGGGTTGGAAAACCTAGAACGCCCCACTCAAACTGCGGTTAGTGGTAACGATGAAGCCAGAAGCTAA
- a CDS encoding helix-turn-helix domain-containing protein — protein MAGVIKIEIAESAQELKKQLNFSQNSEVKERIQVLYWLKTNQVRSTGALASLIGKHRTTVSRWLSKYRKGGLKGLLEVKKSPGRVPKITPSVEKKLIQELEDPEGFSSYKEIQTWLQLIQDIDISYSAVHKRVRYGLEGKLKVPRPVHSKQELGAPEAFKKN, from the coding sequence ATGGCAGGTGTCATTAAAATTGAGATTGCCGAGTCAGCTCAAGAGCTTAAAAAACAGCTCAACTTCTCCCAAAACAGTGAAGTCAAAGAACGAATCCAAGTCTTGTATTGGCTGAAAACGAACCAAGTCAGAAGTACCGGCGCGCTCGCCTCCCTAATCGGAAAACACCGAACGACAGTATCAAGATGGCTCAGTAAATATCGCAAAGGAGGTCTCAAAGGTCTTTTAGAAGTTAAGAAAAGTCCTGGGCGAGTCCCTAAAATCACGCCATCAGTAGAAAAAAAATTAATCCAAGAACTAGAAGATCCAGAAGGATTTTCTAGTTATAAGGAAATTCAAACATGGCTTCAGTTAATTCAAGATATTGATATTAGTTATAGTGCTGTTCATAAACGAGTCCGCTATGGTTTAGAAGGAAAACTGAAAGTGCCACGTCCAGTTCATAGCAAACAGGAATTGGGAGCACCGGAAGCTTTTAAAAAAAACTAA
- a CDS encoding Crp/Fnr family transcriptional regulator, protein MLATVKQLQQLWILNSLSEENLEELQPHAKIRQFQKDEMVMIEGDHLPACLFALLEGQLQIQKTADTGKETVVRVIRPGQIFAAPAMFGNQIAPATVIAKAPVVVVMLDKGAILDAIGKNPEIALRILETFNQRLQHLHETVHGLISERAIARLARLILYHGKEYGTMQKAEGEVIQVKLSYYQMARMIGITYEECIRLIKKMSEAITYRRGGTLIIHNWQSLESFAQEED, encoded by the coding sequence ATGCTGGCGACAGTGAAACAATTACAACAGCTTTGGATATTAAATTCTCTCTCGGAAGAAAATTTAGAGGAACTGCAACCCCATGCTAAAATTCGTCAGTTTCAAAAAGATGAAATGGTGATGATTGAGGGAGATCATCTTCCTGCTTGTTTATTCGCGCTACTAGAAGGGCAGTTACAAATTCAGAAAACGGCTGATACGGGAAAAGAAACAGTGGTGAGGGTGATTCGCCCTGGGCAAATTTTTGCCGCACCTGCTATGTTTGGGAATCAAATTGCTCCAGCAACGGTCATTGCGAAAGCCCCAGTGGTGGTGGTTATGCTTGATAAGGGAGCTATTCTCGATGCTATTGGGAAAAACCCTGAGATTGCGTTGCGAATTTTAGAAACGTTTAATCAGCGTTTGCAACATCTACATGAAACGGTTCATGGGTTAATCTCAGAACGCGCGATCGCGCGACTAGCTCGCTTAATTTTATACCACGGTAAAGAGTATGGAACAATGCAGAAAGCAGAGGGAGAGGTCATTCAGGTAAAACTCTCTTATTACCAAATGGCAAGAATGATTGGCATTACCTATGAAGAGTGTATTCGCTTAATTAAGAAAATGTCAGAGGCAATTACTTATCGTCGCGGTGGCACTTTAATTATTCACAATTGGCAGTCTTTAGAATCATTTGCTCAAGAGGAAGATTAA
- a CDS encoding IS630 family transposase, with protein MVTTQLEANSEKVKRYQNIRYWCQDESRIGLITLHDTKITGKGIQPTGKKQWKFDYLWLYGLVEPRTGENFFREFSHLDGLCFEQYLSWFAQEYPDDLHLIQVDNSRCHTWLELQLPDNVILIFQPPYSPEVNPIERLWQEIKKPLKWEFFPDLDDLRKRLSKILSKLSSQVITQITGWDFILNALSVANI; from the coding sequence ATTGTTACAACCCAACTAGAAGCTAATTCAGAAAAGGTTAAACGATATCAAAACATTAGATATTGGTGCCAAGATGAATCTCGAATCGGGTTAATCACACTTCACGATACAAAAATTACAGGTAAAGGAATTCAACCGACAGGAAAAAAACAGTGGAAGTTTGATTATTTATGGTTGTACGGTTTAGTGGAACCGAGAACGGGAGAGAATTTTTTCAGAGAATTTTCTCATCTTGATGGTCTTTGCTTTGAGCAGTATTTAAGCTGGTTTGCTCAAGAATATCCTGACGATTTACACTTAATACAAGTTGATAACAGTCGTTGCCATACTTGGTTAGAGTTACAACTTCCTGATAATGTCATTTTAATTTTCCAACCACCTTATTCCCCAGAAGTTAATCCCATTGAACGATTATGGCAAGAAATTAAGAAACCTTTGAAATGGGAATTCTTTCCCGATTTAGATGATTTAAGAAAGCGACTTTCCAAAATCTTATCAAAATTAAGTTCTCAAGTGATTACTCAGATCACTGGATGGGACTTTATTCTCAATGCTTTATCTGTAGCAAACATTTAG
- the thiL gene encoding thiamine-phosphate kinase: MKPEANLTVADIGEQGLLAKLKAFCPSSIVGDDAAVLNFSGDHSLVISTDVLVDGVHFSDGIAKPDVYTTSPEDVGWRAVAANLSDLAAMGASPWGITVGLTLPGDLAVTWVERLYQGLSECLRQYETVLWGGDIARSSVITLSITAVGKVSPQAVIRRQDARVGDVILATGEHGASRAGLELLLHPERQQELSPVDAQKLIRTHQHPQPRLDVPPLLQKILPEFRVGGMDSSDGLADAILQICRASGVGAKISRESLPIPDELLKWLSPEQALNWTLYGGEDFELVLTLPRQFAESLREQLGNSARIIGEITKETDVKLSDFDLDLSQGFQHFSNSLKNQRSRRV, from the coding sequence ATGAAGCCAGAAGCTAATCTCACAGTTGCTGATATTGGAGAACAAGGACTTTTAGCCAAACTTAAGGCTTTTTGTCCGTCTTCTATCGTGGGGGATGATGCTGCTGTACTTAATTTCAGTGGTGATCATTCCCTTGTAATTAGCACCGATGTTTTAGTGGATGGGGTTCATTTTAGTGATGGGATTGCTAAACCCGACGTTTATACCACTTCCCCAGAAGATGTGGGCTGGCGGGCCGTAGCAGCAAATTTATCTGACTTAGCCGCCATGGGGGCTTCTCCTTGGGGAATTACGGTAGGATTAACCCTTCCGGGGGATTTAGCGGTAACTTGGGTAGAACGGCTTTATCAGGGCTTAAGTGAGTGTTTAAGACAGTATGAGACGGTTTTATGGGGGGGAGATATAGCGCGATCGTCTGTAATTACCCTTTCGATTACCGCCGTTGGCAAAGTGTCACCGCAAGCCGTTATTCGTCGCCAAGATGCTAGAGTTGGCGATGTTATCCTCGCAACAGGAGAGCATGGGGCTTCTCGGGCAGGATTAGAGTTATTATTACATCCCGAACGACAACAAGAATTAAGTCCAGTGGATGCTCAAAAATTAATCCGAACTCATCAACATCCTCAACCGCGTTTAGATGTTCCCCCCTTACTCCAGAAAATATTACCTGAGTTTCGAGTTGGAGGAATGGATAGCAGTGATGGGTTAGCAGATGCGATTTTACAAATTTGCCGTGCCAGTGGGGTGGGCGCAAAAATTAGTCGTGAGAGTCTTCCAATTCCTGATGAACTTTTAAAGTGGTTATCTCCAGAACAGGCTTTAAATTGGACGTTATACGGCGGAGAAGATTTTGAATTAGTCTTAACCTTACCGCGTCAGTTTGCTGAATCATTACGAGAACAATTAGGCAACTCAGCAAGAATCATTGGTGAAATTACAAAAGAAACTGATGTTAAGTTATCAGATTTCGATCTGGATTTAAGTCAAGGTTTCCAACATTTTAGCAATAGCTTGAAGAATCAGCGATCGCGCCGAGTCTAA